From a region of the Verrucomicrobiia bacterium genome:
- a CDS encoding PVC-type heme-binding CxxCH protein, producing MKLAHRIILLAVASLPFVMNASLAQEMPPPDVIKFAGLSPEDAAKEMTLPPGFKAILFAGEPDVMQPISFAIDDRGRIWVAEGYTYPKRAPEGQGKDRIVVFEDTNGDGKFDRRTVFIEGLNLVSGMEVGFGGVWVGAAPYFMFIPMQDGDMPKPSGPPQILLDGWGYQDTHETLNTFKWGPDGWLYGCHGVFTVSKVGKPGTPENERTTVTAGVWRYHPTRHTFEYFAEGTSNPWGIDFDENGQCFTEACVIPHLWHMIEGGRYMRQGGQHVNPYIFDDIKTIADHLHYAGNQGPHAANGRSASMGGGHAHAGLMIYQGGAWPTNYNGQIFMNNVHGARMNMDIPERQGSGFVGHHGKDFILYNDSWSQVLNMQSDQNGSMYMIDWYDKNRCHSTDVNAHDRSNGRIFKVVYGDTKWTPVDLQKKSDYELVAMLGAGNDFYARHASRILQERAAAGTLSAQAKERLLGLVSPDGSTADTLVSATYGIASKDTYELRALWTFHDIGALTEDLALKLLRKPNEYIHAWTIQFLAEDKNISDAVMKEFVRLAHEDKSPVVRLYLASAMQRVPAAQRWDVVEALDAHSEDANDHNLPYMYWYAAEPLPTVDIVRSLKLAEASKIPRMLQFTVRRVAAIGTPLAFGSITESLGRVSEDSQRLDILNGLSTALNGRRKADMPEGWYAVETKMNASANADVRAQAEALSLVFGSPNALASLRKTVMDGTAKPNARRTAVASLLSVHDPELPGLLLQLLSNPELQESALRGLAAYDDAKTPGAILAIYSTLPPPHKRDALNTLASRIDFAKPLLDAIAAGSVPPKDLTADVVRQLRGLKNTEVEAAILKLWGVSRDSSADKKAEIAKYKGIYWAGGSVPGDGPRGRLVFSRTCQQCHTLFGTGGHVGPDLTGSARADLDYIVLNIVDPNAVIPNDYRASILETKDGRSITGIVTKQDDHALTVVTANETLVLPRNEITSQTLSPLSMMPEGLLQSLSDQEVRDLLYYLGRPGQVPFPTVSEIPANAADFFNDKDLSAWDGDTNLWRVENGEIVGSTKTGLKHNEFLKSRMELENFRLRLKVKLTPNSENSGVQFHSERSGDYKMKGPQADIGLGWWGKLYEENGRAILSNQPGDAFVNTNEWNTYEILAVDGKVRTALNGHLCVDMDDAQIARRGITGLQMHAGGPMEVRFKELKLELNPKFEMMTVK from the coding sequence ATGAAATTAGCGCATAGAATTATTTTGCTGGCCGTGGCATCGCTTCCCTTCGTCATGAACGCCAGCCTCGCTCAAGAGATGCCGCCGCCGGACGTGATCAAGTTCGCCGGACTTTCGCCGGAAGATGCCGCGAAGGAAATGACGTTGCCGCCGGGATTCAAAGCCATTTTATTCGCCGGCGAACCAGATGTGATGCAGCCGATTTCATTTGCGATTGATGATCGCGGGCGGATCTGGGTGGCGGAAGGTTATACTTATCCGAAGCGCGCGCCGGAAGGGCAGGGCAAGGATCGCATCGTGGTTTTTGAAGATACGAATGGCGACGGCAAGTTCGACCGCCGCACGGTGTTCATCGAGGGATTGAATTTGGTCAGCGGCATGGAGGTGGGTTTCGGCGGTGTGTGGGTCGGCGCCGCGCCGTATTTCATGTTCATTCCGATGCAGGATGGCGACATGCCGAAGCCGAGCGGGCCGCCGCAAATTTTGCTCGATGGCTGGGGTTACCAGGACACGCACGAGACGTTGAACACGTTTAAGTGGGGCCCGGACGGCTGGCTGTATGGCTGCCACGGAGTTTTCACAGTGTCAAAAGTCGGCAAGCCTGGCACGCCGGAAAATGAACGCACCACTGTGACGGCGGGCGTGTGGCGTTATCATCCGACGCGACACACGTTTGAATATTTTGCCGAAGGCACGAGCAATCCTTGGGGAATTGATTTCGATGAAAATGGCCAATGCTTTACCGAGGCCTGCGTGATTCCACATTTGTGGCACATGATTGAAGGCGGCCGCTACATGCGCCAGGGTGGCCAGCATGTGAACCCTTATATTTTCGACGACATCAAAACCATCGCCGACCACTTGCATTACGCGGGCAACCAGGGGCCGCACGCGGCGAACGGACGCTCGGCTTCGATGGGCGGTGGACACGCGCACGCGGGCCTGATGATCTATCAAGGCGGCGCGTGGCCGACAAATTACAACGGTCAGATTTTCATGAACAACGTCCACGGCGCGCGCATGAACATGGATATTCCCGAACGCCAGGGTTCCGGTTTCGTCGGCCATCACGGGAAAGATTTTATTCTCTACAATGATTCGTGGTCGCAGGTGCTCAACATGCAGTCGGACCAAAACGGCTCCATGTACATGATTGATTGGTACGATAAAAATCGCTGCCACAGCACGGACGTGAATGCGCATGACCGCTCGAACGGGCGCATCTTCAAAGTCGTTTACGGCGATACAAAATGGACGCCGGTGGATTTGCAGAAAAAGTCGGATTACGAATTGGTCGCCATGCTGGGCGCGGGAAATGATTTTTACGCGCGGCACGCGAGCCGGATTTTGCAGGAGCGCGCCGCCGCCGGCACGCTGAGCGCACAAGCCAAAGAACGCCTTTTGGGACTTGTCAGTCCAGACGGAAGCACTGCCGACACCTTGGTTTCGGCGACTTACGGCATCGCATCAAAAGACACTTATGAACTGCGCGCGTTGTGGACTTTCCATGACATCGGCGCGTTGACGGAAGACCTCGCGTTGAAATTGTTGCGCAAGCCGAATGAATATATTCACGCCTGGACGATTCAATTTCTCGCGGAGGACAAAAATATTTCGGATGCGGTAATGAAAGAATTTGTTCGCCTGGCGCACGAGGACAAGTCGCCGGTGGTGCGGCTTTATCTGGCGTCCGCAATGCAGCGCGTTCCGGCGGCGCAGCGTTGGGATGTCGTCGAAGCGCTGGATGCGCACAGCGAAGACGCCAACGACCATAACCTGCCATATATGTATTGGTACGCGGCGGAGCCGTTGCCGACGGTGGATATTGTGCGTTCGTTGAAGCTGGCGGAGGCGTCGAAAATTCCGCGGATGTTGCAATTCACCGTGCGGCGCGTCGCCGCGATTGGCACGCCGCTCGCGTTTGGCTCGATCACAGAAAGTCTGGGGCGCGTCAGCGAAGATTCGCAGCGGCTGGATATTTTGAATGGCTTGAGCACAGCGTTGAATGGCCGCCGCAAGGCCGACATGCCGGAAGGCTGGTACGCGGTCGAAACCAAAATGAACGCGAGCGCAAATGCCGACGTGCGGGCGCAGGCAGAGGCGTTGTCGCTGGTGTTCGGCAGCCCGAACGCGCTGGCTTCGTTGCGCAAAACGGTGATGGACGGAACGGCTAAACCGAATGCGCGGCGCACAGCGGTGGCTTCGCTGTTGTCGGTGCATGACCCGGAATTGCCGGGATTGTTGCTGCAACTTTTGTCCAATCCCGAGCTTCAAGAATCAGCGTTGCGCGGGCTCGCGGCTTATGACGATGCGAAAACTCCCGGCGCGATTCTCGCGATTTATTCCACGCTGCCGCCGCCGCACAAACGCGATGCTTTGAATACGCTGGCATCGCGAATTGATTTTGCGAAACCGTTGCTCGATGCCATCGCGGCAGGCTCGGTGCCGCCCAAGGATTTGACGGCGGACGTGGTGCGGCAGTTGCGCGGATTGAAGAACACGGAAGTGGAGGCGGCAATTTTAAAATTGTGGGGCGTTTCGCGCGACAGTTCGGCGGACAAAAAAGCGGAGATCGCGAAATACAAAGGTATCTATTGGGCGGGCGGTTCGGTGCCGGGCGATGGCCCGCGCGGGCGGTTGGTTTTTTCGCGCACCTGCCAGCAATGCCACACGCTCTTCGGCACGGGCGGACACGTCGGGCCCGACCTCACCGGTTCGGCGCGCGCGGATTTGGATTATATCGTGTTGAACATCGTGGATCCGAACGCCGTGATCCCGAATGATTATCGCGCGTCCATTCTCGAGACGAAGGATGGTCGCAGCATCACGGGCATCGTGACCAAGCAAGACGATCACGCGCTCACGGTCGTCACCGCCAACGAAACTCTGGTGCTGCCGCGCAACGAAATCACTTCGCAAACGCTCAGCCCGCTCTCGATGATGCCGGAAGGTCTGTTGCAATCACTCAGCGATCAGGAAGTGCGCGACTTGCTTTATTATTTGGGCCGGCCGGGGCAGGTTCCGTTTCCAACCGTAAGCGAGATTCCCGCGAACGCCGCGGATTTTTTCAACGATAAGGATTTGTCCGCATGGGATGGTGATACGAATTTGTGGCGCGTTGAGAATGGAGAAATCGTGGGCAGCACGAAGACGGGCTTGAAGCACAATGAATTTTTGAAGAGCCGCATGGAGTTGGAAAATTTCCGGCTGAGGTTGAAAGTGAAACTCACACCGAACAGCGAGAACAGCGGCGTGCAGTTTCACAGCGAGCGCAGCGGCGATTACAAAATGAAAGGTCCGCAGGCGGACATCGGTTTGGGTTGGTGGGGAAAATTATACGAGGAGAATGGCCGCGCGATCCTTTCCAACCAACCCGGCGATGCGTTCGTCAATACGAACGAGTGGAACACTTATGAAATCCTCGCCGTGGACGGCAAGGTTCGCACGGCGCTCAATGGCCACCTATGCGTGGACATGGACGATGCACAAATCGCGCGCCGCGGTATCACGGGTTTGCAGATGCACGCGGGCGGCCCGATGGAAGTGCGGTTTAAGGAACTGAAACTGGAGTTGAATCCGAAGTTTGAAATGATGACGGTGAAGTGA
- a CDS encoding ABC transporter permease subunit has translation MNTRTLKEMRLLRGPFCLAVFLPAALAWLLRGNDTVGIINLVFAGCACLLAASSFGGELDSRTLLLLLAQPVSRRQVWFEKLLVLGVALILAAGAAMLSLEFLYRGGEIVTLHEMIRVFGPEIVIAFCSASLMPLISKNLIGGAALMVLMPLALAGGFFFICWGAAQYTSHPDVPFLQDFFQQHPRWAIGVPGAIYCATVCWFGYCVFMNFQVIDSHSQEVKLPESWEAALSQPLKKLLPSYTSPLASLIRKELQLQRSVYLVAFVAFVIFVFGTIDWRLTKSETANALRFADAAIYIVLLPILLGAISTAEERNWGTIGWQLTLPISPLKQWLVKMGVSIASLIVLGVIIPVLWFAVEHGLKGSDSSDLLDFALFTMAYVLAFGAFVFASSISLNAMRAIIFAFLLITACAALMGLLNYYLPFLLFLLKNYFPVGDARNGLTRTMVLEWLCSMFALVCCMSFFNFRGGELNSRRKKIQTGVIIAAASIPSLIEVFGI, from the coding sequence ATGAACACGCGAACCTTAAAAGAAATGCGGTTGTTGCGGGGCCCTTTTTGCCTCGCGGTGTTTTTGCCTGCGGCGCTCGCGTGGCTGCTTCGGGGAAATGACACCGTCGGGATTATTAACCTCGTCTTCGCGGGCTGCGCATGTCTGCTGGCGGCCAGTTCATTTGGCGGTGAACTAGACTCCCGCACCCTGCTCTTGTTGCTGGCACAACCGGTTTCACGGCGGCAAGTTTGGTTCGAGAAACTGCTAGTCCTGGGGGTCGCGTTGATCCTCGCTGCCGGTGCCGCGATGCTTAGCTTGGAATTTTTATATCGCGGCGGGGAAATCGTTACCCTCCATGAAATGATTCGTGTTTTTGGACCGGAGATTGTGATCGCCTTTTGTTCCGCCTCATTAATGCCGCTCATAAGCAAGAATCTCATCGGCGGCGCTGCGCTGATGGTGCTGATGCCGCTCGCTTTAGCCGGTGGTTTTTTCTTTATCTGCTGGGGAGCGGCACAATATACCTCGCATCCTGACGTGCCGTTCTTGCAGGACTTTTTTCAGCAACATCCCCGCTGGGCGATAGGCGTTCCCGGCGCCATTTATTGCGCGACGGTCTGTTGGTTTGGCTATTGCGTGTTCATGAATTTTCAAGTGATTGATTCGCACTCGCAGGAAGTGAAGCTGCCGGAATCGTGGGAAGCCGCCTTGAGCCAGCCGCTGAAGAAATTACTCCCCAGCTACACCAGTCCACTCGCCAGCCTCATCCGCAAAGAACTTCAACTCCAACGCTCCGTTTACCTGGTTGCATTTGTGGCGTTTGTGATATTCGTCTTCGGGACAATTGACTGGAGGCTTACGAAATCGGAAACGGCCAACGCATTGCGATTCGCCGACGCTGCCATATATATTGTTTTGCTCCCCATCCTCCTTGGCGCGATTTCAACGGCGGAAGAACGCAACTGGGGGACCATCGGCTGGCAACTGACTCTTCCGATATCGCCACTCAAACAATGGTTAGTAAAAATGGGTGTTTCAATCGCCTCGCTAATTGTGCTCGGAGTGATAATACCCGTGCTTTGGTTTGCCGTGGAACACGGCCTCAAAGGATCCGACAGCTCCGACCTTCTCGACTTCGCCCTGTTCACGATGGCTTATGTGCTGGCGTTCGGCGCGTTCGTTTTCGCCTCGTCCATTTCGCTTAACGCCATGCGAGCAATCATTTTTGCGTTTCTGCTGATCACCGCCTGTGCCGCCTTGATGGGACTTTTGAATTATTATCTGCCATTTTTATTATTTTTATTAAAGAATTATTTTCCCGTAGGGGACGCACGAAACGGCCTGACGCGCACGATGGTATTAGAATGGCTGTGTTCGATGTTTGCCTTGGTTTGCTGCATGTCTTTTTTCAATTTTCGCGGCGGAGAATTAAATTCCCGTAGAAAAAAAATTCAGACCGGCGTCATCATCGCCGCCGCCAGCATCCCGTCGCTGATAGAGGTTTTCGGTATCTAG
- a CDS encoding ABC transporter ATP-binding protein — translation MNTETPAIEIKHLVRKYGKMDAVNDLSLRVEPGKCYGFFGRNGAGKTTTIKCLLNLLQPSSGSVRVFGLDPRKDEVAVKSRIAYVPDFVAFYPWMTVRDTLDYLASFRKHWNKKTERELLGQFRLDEKQKANSLSKGQKTQVALIGAVCPEPDLLILDEPTSGLDPIVRREFIQTVIGAYQAADPSRTVFVSTHLITEFEGLIDDFTIIDNGRETVSLNADEARSRYKKIRARFAAMPAVTDFPGAKRVRREGREVELIVNGESEKVLAQLNALRPETVTTEALTLEEIFVAALQ, via the coding sequence ATGAACACCGAAACACCCGCAATCGAAATCAAGCATCTCGTCCGCAAATACGGAAAGATGGATGCCGTCAATGACCTCAGCCTGCGCGTCGAACCCGGCAAATGCTACGGCTTTTTCGGCCGCAACGGCGCGGGCAAAACCACGACCATCAAGTGCCTGTTGAATCTGTTGCAACCCTCGTCCGGCTCCGTGCGCGTCTTCGGCCTCGACCCGCGCAAGGATGAAGTCGCCGTCAAATCGCGCATCGCTTACGTCCCGGATTTCGTCGCGTTTTACCCGTGGATGACCGTGCGCGACACGCTGGATTATCTCGCGTCCTTCCGCAAACATTGGAACAAAAAAACTGAACGCGAACTTCTCGGCCAATTTCGCCTCGACGAAAAACAGAAAGCGAATTCATTGTCCAAAGGCCAGAAGACCCAGGTCGCCCTGATCGGCGCGGTCTGTCCCGAACCCGATTTGCTGATTCTCGACGAGCCGACCTCCGGCCTCGATCCCATCGTGCGGCGCGAATTCATCCAGACCGTCATCGGCGCGTATCAAGCCGCTGATCCGAGCCGCACCGTTTTTGTTTCCACGCATTTGATCACCGAGTTTGAAGGGTTGATTGACGATTTTACCATCATAGACAATGGCCGTGAAACGGTGTCGCTGAACGCCGACGAGGCGCGCTCGCGCTACAAAAAAATCCGCGCGCGCTTTGCCGCCATGCCGGCCGTCACGGATTTTCCCGGCGCAAAACGCGTGCGGCGTGAAGGCCGCGAAGTCGAACTCATCGTTAATGGTGAATCCGAAAAAGTCCTCGCGCAACTCAACGCCCTGCGCCCCGAAACGGTGACCACTGAGGCTCTCACGCTCGAAGAAATTTTCGTGGCCGCCTTGCAATAG
- a CDS encoding GntR family transcriptional regulator, producing the protein MVIQLNYKSGKPVYLQVVDQIKSATASGALRPGEPLPSIRPLAEQLRINRNTVSKAYAELESQGIIETIAGKGCFVSEGNSPFKRQVRENLLAADIDAAIVQAHNLQVSDADFLAMVKERLKAFADQNKSNDEARNL; encoded by the coding sequence ATGGTTATTCAACTCAACTACAAGTCCGGCAAACCGGTCTATCTCCAGGTGGTGGACCAGATCAAGTCCGCGACGGCTTCGGGGGCATTGCGGCCGGGGGAACCGCTGCCCTCGATCCGTCCGCTGGCGGAACAGTTGCGCATCAACCGCAATACCGTCTCCAAGGCTTACGCCGAACTCGAAAGCCAGGGCATCATCGAAACCATCGCGGGCAAGGGCTGTTTTGTTTCGGAAGGCAACTCGCCGTTCAAACGGCAGGTGCGCGAAAATCTTCTCGCCGCGGACATTGATGCCGCCATTGTCCAGGCCCACAACCTTCAAGTCAGCGATGCCGATTTTCTCGCGATGGTAAAGGAACGTCTCAAAGCTTTTGCCGATCAAAACAAGTCCAACGACGAGGCCCGCAACCTATGA
- the purF gene encoding amidophosphoribosyltransferase, with protein MKLTSNDPLETAALAGDDAQIYPKHYCGVFGIFGHPNAAQLTYYGLYALQHRGQESAGIVTCDGARFHEHRGMGLVSQIFKGESLDLLKGSMAVGHTRYSTTGSSHLRNAQPLTGNCRLGQIAVAHNGNLTNAAKVRDELEAQGLMFQTSVDSEIILNLLAQPTLDGQENNLVETVRRIEGAYSLAIMTERELIGVRDPYGFRPLSLGKVDGAWVLASETCAFDLIHAEFVRDVEPGEIVIIDENGLRSIQAFPEQDKRAFCIFEYVYFARPDSTIANRNVYKVRVEMGRELAREHPVKADLVIPVPDSGNCAALGYSLESGIPYEMAFVRNHYVGRSFLQPSQLIRDFDVRVKLNLIHELVKGKRVIVVDDSIVRGTTCKSRVNNLKEAGAKEVHVMVSCPPHMNPCFYGIDFPDRSKLMAANHTLEEIRKYLNADSLSYLSKEGMVRATGLPKENFCMACYDGKYPVAYDPLVDKHIMERRRAGTQGLGEELTREELQVKLL; from the coding sequence ATGAAACTCACGTCGAACGACCCCTTGGAAACGGCTGCGCTGGCCGGGGATGACGCGCAGATTTATCCGAAACATTATTGCGGCGTGTTCGGCATCTTTGGCCACCCCAACGCCGCGCAACTCACTTACTACGGCCTTTACGCGCTGCAACATCGCGGGCAGGAAAGCGCGGGCATCGTCACTTGCGACGGCGCGCGTTTTCACGAGCACCGCGGCATGGGTCTCGTTTCGCAAATTTTCAAGGGCGAATCCCTCGACCTGTTGAAAGGCTCGATGGCCGTCGGCCACACGCGTTATTCCACCACCGGCTCGTCGCATCTGCGCAACGCCCAGCCGCTCACCGGTAATTGCCGCCTCGGCCAGATCGCCGTCGCGCACAACGGCAATTTGACCAACGCCGCCAAGGTGCGCGACGAACTTGAAGCGCAAGGCTTGATGTTCCAGACCAGCGTGGACAGCGAGATCATTTTGAATCTCCTCGCGCAACCCACGCTCGACGGCCAGGAAAATAATCTCGTCGAAACCGTGCGCCGCATCGAAGGCGCGTATTCGCTCGCCATCATGACCGAGCGCGAATTGATCGGCGTGCGCGATCCCTACGGTTTTCGCCCGCTCTCCCTTGGCAAGGTGGATGGCGCATGGGTGCTCGCCAGCGAGACGTGCGCGTTTGATTTGATCCACGCCGAATTCGTCCGCGATGTCGAGCCCGGCGAAATCGTGATCATTGACGAGAATGGTTTGCGCAGCATTCAGGCTTTTCCCGAGCAGGACAAACGCGCATTCTGCATTTTTGAATACGTTTATTTCGCGCGACCCGACAGCACCATCGCTAATCGAAACGTCTATAAAGTCCGCGTGGAAATGGGCCGCGAACTCGCCCGCGAACATCCCGTCAAGGCCGATCTCGTCATCCCCGTGCCCGACAGCGGCAACTGCGCCGCGCTCGGTTACTCGCTCGAATCCGGCATTCCCTACGAGATGGCCTTCGTGCGCAACCACTATGTCGGCCGCAGTTTTCTTCAGCCGTCGCAACTCATCCGCGACTTCGACGTGCGCGTGAAATTGAATTTGATTCACGAACTGGTGAAGGGCAAACGCGTCATTGTCGTGGACGATTCCATCGTGCGCGGAACCACCTGCAAATCCCGCGTCAACAATTTGAAGGAAGCCGGCGCGAAGGAAGTGCACGTGATGGTCAGTTGTCCGCCGCACATGAACCCCTGCTTTTACGGCATTGATTTTCCCGACCGCAGCAAACTCATGGCGGCCAATCACACCCTCGAAGAGATCCGCAAATATCTCAACGCCGATTCGCTTTCCTATTTGTCGAAAGAAGGCATGGTCCGCGCGACCGGTTTGCCCAAGGAAAATTTCTGCATGGCCTGTTACGACGGAAAATATCCCGTCGCCTACGATCCCCTCGTGGACAAGCACATCATGGAACGCCGCCGCGCTGGCACGCAAGGCCTCGGCGAAGAACTCACCCGCGAAGAGTTGCAGGTAAAACTGCTATAA
- the purL gene encoding phosphoribosylformylglycinamidine synthase subunit PurL codes for MITDPAITPALIKQHGLTPDEFERIKTILGRDPNYTELGIFSVMWSEHCSYKNSRPLLKGFPTKSPKILVGAGEENAGIIDVGDGLAIAFKIESHNHPSAVEPFQGAATGVGGIIRDIFTMGARPICAINSLRFGPIQSAANGEATAEQKAEVAKNKRLFAGVVSGIAHYGNCFGIPTVSGEVYFDKSYEGNPLVNAFCLGVLRHEQIARGAAKGIGNPVFYVGPATGRDGLAGAAFASQDLTEESAEQQRGAVQVGDPFMEKLVMEACLELLATDAVAGIQDMGAAGLTCSTCETAARASTGIEIDLSKVPQRAPNMTPYEIMLSESQERMLIIVHKGREAEVKRIFDKWDLPWAEIGSVTDSGRMVVKNHGTMVADIPAKKLADEAPIYQREFTEPEYLKAVRAFRLDGVPDTRDAAADLKALLAWPTIASKNWVYRQYDHMVRDGTVVCPGSDAAVVRIKADSVPGAENSDGKSAVEKFIAMKVDCNAAYVYLDPYEGAKTVVAEVARNLACAGAVPLGSTDNLNYGNPHNPEIFWQLRESVRGLAEACRAFNAPVTGGNVSLYNQNPNGPIDPTPTVAMVGLVDKLEHVTTQWFKDEGDAIILLGDVVDTTDPILGLGGSAYLQQIHGLKTGTPPRCGLAKEKELHLALHSLICSGVVKSAHDCSEGGLAVALAESCISQQVARETPRLIGAEIDLSAVAKTRLDALLFGETQSRVVISVAALHAHKVLAQAKILGVPALQIGTVRGPALQIKTSEGTITADTRDLYDAWWNAIARAMN; via the coding sequence ATGATTACCGACCCCGCCATCACTCCCGCACTCATCAAGCAGCACGGCCTCACGCCGGACGAGTTCGAGCGCATCAAAACGATTCTCGGCCGCGATCCCAACTACACTGAGCTTGGTATTTTCTCGGTGATGTGGAGCGAGCATTGCTCTTATAAAAACAGCCGTCCGCTGCTCAAGGGTTTTCCCACCAAGTCGCCAAAAATTCTCGTCGGCGCGGGCGAGGAAAATGCCGGCATCATTGACGTCGGCGATGGCCTCGCGATTGCCTTCAAGATCGAGTCGCACAATCATCCGAGCGCGGTCGAGCCGTTTCAAGGCGCGGCCACCGGCGTCGGCGGCATCATCCGCGATATTTTCACGATGGGCGCGCGGCCCATCTGCGCGATCAATTCCCTGCGCTTCGGCCCCATCCAATCCGCCGCGAATGGCGAAGCCACCGCCGAACAGAAAGCCGAAGTCGCGAAGAACAAGCGCTTGTTCGCGGGCGTGGTGTCGGGCATCGCGCATTACGGAAATTGTTTCGGCATCCCCACGGTGTCCGGCGAAGTTTATTTCGACAAATCCTACGAGGGCAATCCGCTCGTAAACGCTTTTTGTCTCGGTGTATTGCGCCACGAACAAATCGCTCGCGGCGCGGCGAAGGGCATTGGTAATCCGGTGTTTTATGTCGGCCCCGCGACGGGTCGCGATGGCTTGGCGGGCGCGGCGTTCGCTTCGCAAGACTTGACCGAGGAATCCGCCGAGCAACAACGCGGTGCGGTGCAGGTCGGCGATCCTTTCATGGAAAAACTCGTGATGGAAGCGTGCCTCGAATTGCTCGCGACCGATGCCGTCGCCGGCATTCAGGACATGGGCGCGGCGGGTTTAACCTGTTCCACTTGCGAAACCGCCGCGCGCGCCAGCACCGGCATCGAGATTGATCTCAGCAAAGTGCCGCAGCGCGCGCCGAACATGACGCCTTACGAAATCATGCTCAGCGAATCGCAGGAGCGCATGCTCATCATCGTGCATAAAGGCCGCGAGGCCGAGGTGAAACGCATTTTCGACAAATGGGATTTGCCGTGGGCGGAGATCGGCAGCGTGACCGACTCGGGCCGCATGGTCGTGAAAAATCACGGCACGATGGTCGCGGATATTCCCGCAAAAAAACTCGCCGACGAAGCGCCCATTTATCAACGCGAATTCACCGAGCCGGAATATTTGAAAGCCGTTCGCGCGTTCCGCCTGGATGGCGTTCCCGACACGCGCGATGCCGCCGCCGATCTGAAGGCGCTGCTCGCGTGGCCCACGATCGCGTCGAAGAATTGGGTGTATCGCCAATACGATCACATGGTGCGCGATGGCACGGTGGTTTGTCCCGGCTCGGATGCCGCGGTTGTGCGCATCAAGGCTGACTCCGTGCCCGGTGCGGAGAATAGCGATGGCAAAAGCGCGGTGGAAAAATTCATCGCCATGAAAGTGGATTGCAACGCCGCGTATGTGTATCTCGATCCCTACGAAGGCGCGAAAACGGTCGTCGCCGAAGTCGCGCGCAATCTCGCCTGCGCCGGTGCGGTGCCGCTCGGCAGCACGGATAATTTGAACTACGGCAATCCGCACAACCCGGAAATTTTCTGGCAACTGCGTGAATCCGTTCGCGGCCTCGCCGAAGCCTGCCGCGCTTTCAACGCTCCCGTCACCGGCGGCAACGTCAGTCTCTATAATCAAAATCCCAACGGCCCGATTGACCCCACGCCCACCGTCGCGATGGTTGGCCTCGTTGACAAACTCGAGCACGTCACCACGCAATGGTTCAAGGACGAGGGCGACGCCATTATCTTATTAGGCGACGTCGTGGACACCACCGATCCCATTCTCGGTCTCGGCGGCTCCGCATATTTGCAACAGATTCACGGCCTCAAAACCGGCACGCCGCCGCGTTGCGGTCTGGCGAAGGAAAAAGAATTGCACCTCGCCTTGCATTCGTTGATCTGCTCCGGCGTCGTGAAAAGCGCGCACGATTGCAGTGAAGGCGGCTTGGCAGTTGCGCTCGCCGAAAGTTGCATCTCGCAACAGGTCGCCCGCGAAACCCCGCGCTTGATCGGCGCGGAAATTGATTTGTCCGCAGTCGCTAAAACCCGTTTGGACGCGCTCCTGTTTGGCGAAACCCAAAGTCGCGTGGTTATTTCCGTCGCGGCGTTGCACGCGCACAAAGTTTTGGCGCAGGCGAAAATTCTCGGCGTTCCCGCCTTGCAAATCGGCACGGTGCGCGGCCCGGCCTTGCAAATAAAAACAAGTGAGGGAACAATAACAGCGGATACGCGCGATTTGTATGACGCCTGGTGGAATGCGATCGCGCGCGCAATGAACTGA